The following nucleotide sequence is from Campylobacter coli 76339.
AAGGGCTCTTTTGTCTTCATCCACTATGCTTTTTGCTTGTTCTATCTCGTTTTTAATATCTGCAATTTTTTCAGAAGCTTCTTTTTCCAAGCCATAAAGTTTTGCAACGCTTAAAACATTATTTTCAAAAGAGCTTAAGAAATTCGCATTATCAAGTCCTACAAACATAGTTGGAGCGATTTCTTTTAATTTTTCATAAAATTTGCTTTGGCGTCCAGAAATGATAATAAGATCAGGTTTTAAAGCATTAATAGCTTCAAAATCAACTTGCTGAACTCCGCCTACGCTAGGTTTATCTTTAAATTGTTGTAAGTATTTTGGCAAGTTTTTAGCCGGAACTCCTGCAACCTTATCATTAAGTCTTAGTGCATGGAAAGTATCTAAAATTCCAAGATCTAAAATCACAACTTTAGATGGATTTTTAGGAATTTTGTTTTCGCCTAGACTATCTTTTACCAAAAAGCTATCACCCTCATCACTCATGCTAATAGGTATAACTTTTACTGTAGTGCTAGTTTTTGTCGCGACACTTGTGTTATTTTCATTAGACTTAGAATCGCAAGCCGTTAAAATTAAGCTAAGAAAGAATGCAAAAAATGCAAAAACTAAAGACTTTTTCATATATTCTCCTTTGTTTAGAAATAAATACAAATTTTTTTCCCATCAATCTGACTTACAGGGATATCCATATCATAAATTTGTCTTAAAACATCTTCATGGATAATTTCATCTTTTAATCCCTGTTTTAAAAGCTTTCCATTTTTAAGGGCTATGATTTCATCAGAATAAATTGAAGCAAAATTGATATCGTGAAGTACAACAGCTATGCTTTTATTAAAGTCTTTCACTAAATTTTTCATAAGTTGCATGATTTGCACACTGTGTTTCATATCAAGATTGTTAAGAGGTTCATCAAACATTATAAATTCAGTATCTTGAGCGATAATCATCGCTATAAAGGCTCTTTGTTTTTGTCCTCCGCTTAAACTGTCTAAAAATTCATTTCTTAAAGGGCTAAGTCCCATATACTCAAGTGCTTCATCGATTTTTATTTTATCTTTTGCATTGAGTCTTCCTTGGGAGTGCGGAAAGCGTCCAAACGCGACTAATTCTTCAACTTTTAATCTTAAATTGATATGGTTTTGTTGTTTAAGAATGGAAATTTTTTGTGCAAGATCTTGTTCTTTGTATAGTGTTAAATCCATTCCATCGATATAGATTCGCCCGCTATCAGGTTTAATTAAACGGCTTGCAAGGGCTAAAAGAGTGGATTTTCCTGCTCCATTTGCCCCTATAATAGAAGTGATTTTTCCTTTGCGAAAATCGATACTAAGATCTGAAATGATAGCTTTTTTATCGTAGCATTTAGTGATATTTTGTAATCTTATCATAATTTATTGCCCTTTAATACAAGATAGATAAAATATATTCCACCTAGAAAATTGATAATAACGCTTATAGTTGTATTGTAATCAAAAACCCTAGAGACAAAAAACACTCCCCCAAGTAAAGCTAAGATGCTAATGAGCACACAAGCAAGTAGTAAAATGCTATGTTTAGAGCTTTTAAAAAGTTCATAAGTGATATTTACTACTAAAAGTCCTAAGAAGGTGATAGGGCCCACAAGTGCTGTGCTAATGGAGGTTAAAATAGCAATTATTATCATAAGGTGTTTTGAAATTTTTTGATAGTTTATCCCTAGATTGATAGATAAATCCTTGCCTAAGCTTAAAGGATCTAAGAATTTCATATAACGAAAAATCCAAACAAAACTAAGCAAAGTAACGATATAAGCAAGAGCTAAAACATCAAAGGCTATATTATCAAAGCTTGCAAACATTCTTCCTTGAATAACCATAAATTCATCAGGATCGATAAGAATTTCAAAAAACGAGCTTAAGGTGCTAAAAAGTGTTCCAAAAATCAAACCTAAAAGCATGATAAGGTAAATGCTTTTGTCGCTACTAAAAAGAATTTTATAAAGCCCTAAAGAAAATACAACCATACAGGCTAGAGTGATTAAAAAATTAATATCATTTTTGTATACGCTTAAATTTGCAGAACCCAAAGAAAAGATAAGAGCACTTTGAAGAAGCATATATAAAGAATCTAAGCCTATGATAGCAGGGGTTAAAATTTTGTTATTGCAAAGAGTTTGAAAAATCACAGTTGATACAGCTATACAAATAGCCACTATAACAATGGCTGCGATTTGTAAAAAGCGATTTTCCAATGCGTATTCATCAAAATCTTTTAAACCCGCAAATATAAAAACAAGTGCCATTATAAGGGTTAAAAAAGCTAAGATCAAGATTTTTTTACGCATAAGTTTTCCTTTTGAGTAAAAGAAAAATGAAGATTAAAGATCCTAAAACGCCTGTGGTTATACTTAAAGGCATTTCAAATGGAAAAATCACAAGCCTTGAGATAATATCGCAAACAAGTAAAAACAAAGCTCCGCATAATGCTATATAGATAAGATTTTTCTTAAGATTATCCCCACGATAAATGGCAACGAGATTAGGGATGATAAGACCTAAAAAAGGTATAACTCCAACGCTTACAATCACCACGCTAGTGATAATAGAAACTATTATTAAACCTGAAAATAAGATTGTATTATAAGAAACTCCAAGATTTAAAGCAAGATCTTCTCCCATGCCCGCTATAGTGATTTTATGAGCTAGAAAATAAGCAAGTATAAAAAGTGGTAAAGAAATATAAAGTAATTCATAATTTCCCTGCATAACATTTGCCATACTGCCTTGTAGCCAACCTTGGATATTTTGTATATAGTTTAAAGCATAGGCAAAAAAAGTGGTTATAGCATTTATAATCCCACCAAACATTAGGCCTATCAAAGGTACAAAAATCACATCTTTAAGTTTGATTTTTCTTAAAATTTGGATAAATATAAAAGAACCCAAAAGTGCGAAAATAGATGCGATGAGGGCTTGGGTGAAAAAAGAGGCTCCTGCAAAAAATATTAAAGAAATCAATATGCCTAATTTAGCACAATCCATAGTCCCTGCGGTGGTTGGGGAAACAAATTTATTTTGCGTGAGTTGCTGCATGATAAGTCCGCATATGCTAAGGCTCATACCTGTGAGTAAAATTGCGATAAGTCTTGGAATTCTT
It contains:
- a CDS encoding Enterochelin uptake periplasmic binding protein, which encodes MKKSLVFAFFAFFLSLILTACDSKSNENNTSVATKTSTTVKVIPISMSDEGDSFLVKDSLGENKIPKNPSKVVILDLGILDTFHALRLNDKVAGVPAKNLPKYLQQFKDKPSVGGVQQVDFEAINALKPDLIIISGRQSKFYEKLKEIAPTMFVGLDNANFLSSFENNVLSVAKLYGLEKEASEKIADIKNEIEQAKSIVDEDKRALIVLTNSNKISAFGPQSRFGIIHDVLGINAVDENLKVGTHGKSINSEFILEKNPDYLFVVDRNIIVGNKERAQGILDNALVAKTNAAANNKIIYLDPEYWYLASGNGLESLKTMILEITNAIK
- a CDS encoding Enterochelin uptake ATP-binding protein, whose translation is MIRLQNITKCYDKKAIISDLSIDFRKGKITSIIGANGAGKSTLLALASRLIKPDSGRIYIDGMDLTLYKEQDLAQKISILKQQNHINLRLKVEELVAFGRFPHSQGRLNAKDKIKIDEALEYMGLSPLRNEFLDSLSGGQKQRAFIAMIIAQDTEFIMFDEPLNNLDMKHSVQIMQLMKNLVKDFNKSIAVVLHDINFASIYSDEIIALKNGKLLKQGLKDEIIHEDVLRQIYDMDIPVSQIDGKKICIYF
- a CDS encoding Enterochelin uptake permease CeuC, whose translation is MRKKILILAFLTLIMALVFIFAGLKDFDEYALENRFLQIAAIVIVAICIAVSTVIFQTLCNNKILTPAIIGLDSLYMLLQSALIFSLGSANLSVYKNDINFLITLACMVVFSLGLYKILFSSDKSIYLIMLLGLIFGTLFSTLSSFFEILIDPDEFMVIQGRMFASFDNIAFDVLALAYIVTLLSFVWIFRYMKFLDPLSLGKDLSINLGINYQKISKHLMIIIAILTSISTALVGPITFLGLLVVNITYELFKSSKHSILLLACVLISILALLGGVFFVSRVFDYNTTISVIINFLGGIYFIYLVLKGNKL
- a CDS encoding Enterochelin uptake permease CeuB, which translates into the protein MLFKHLFSLNILLILLVVFGIISLFIGVIRINLDDIFSLNATQLEIILLTRIPRLIAILLTGMSLSICGLIMQQLTQNKFVSPTTAGTMDCAKLGILISLIFFAGASFFTQALIASIFALLGSFIFIQILRKIKLKDVIFVPLIGLMFGGIINAITTFFAYALNYIQNIQGWLQGSMANVMQGNYELLYISLPLFILAYFLAHKITIAGMGEDLALNLGVSYNTILFSGLIIVSIITSVVIVSVGVIPFLGLIIPNLVAIYRGDNLKKNLIYIALCGALFLLVCDIISRLVIFPFEMPLSITTGVLGSLIFIFLLLKRKTYA